The Synergistaceae bacterium genomic sequence TTCAAGGCAGACAGGATCGCCCACGGTTCATGCTCCCTGCGGGGTATAACTGGGCTTGATTCCCCTTGCGTATAAGATGCCGCATGTCTGATACATGCTGTACTTCGTAAGAAGAACGGGAATTCCGTTTTCCTGTGCGAGATTAAGCGTTTCTTCCAGCGGCACCTTGCCTCTCACGAATACGATTGCAGGGATGTCCAGCATTTGCGCCGTTCTGATTATCTGCACATTTGTAAGTCCTGTCAGAAGCAGGGCGCCGGGTGAACAGAAGGCAAGGACATCGCTCATAAGATCGCATGCATAGGCATGGGGAATAATTATCTCTTCCAGTTTT encodes the following:
- a CDS encoding transcriptional regulator, which translates into the protein MEEIIIPHAYACDLMSDVLAFCSPGALLLTGLTNVQIIRTAQMLDIPAIVFVRGKVPLEETLNLAQENGIPVLLTKYSMYQTCGILYARGIKPSYTPQGA